A single window of Botrytis cinerea B05.10 chromosome 3, complete sequence DNA harbors:
- the Bcnap1 gene encoding Bcnap1: MSDIPKKNNPQTAPTPQNTPMNNAPISSHAQQPGVGTIKEEEFDRATAASIFAQNPKLVEMIQGKLGSLVGRSSGYVESLPTPVRRRVAGLKGVQKEHSKLEAEFQEEVLELEKKYFAKFTPLYQKRAKIVNGEVEPTEEEIKSGEEDDEEHDAEQAEKVDESAEKISGIPEFWLSAMKNQVSLAEMITDRDEAALKDLTDIQMEYLDKPGFRLIFQFADNEFFTNKTITKTYFYQNESGYGGDFIYDHAEGDKINWKEGKDLTVRVESKKQRNKNTKQTRVVKKTVPTESFFNFFSPPKAPTDEDDDDLASDIEERLELDYQLGEDIKEKLIPRAIDWFTGEALQFEELDDDLEEGDFEDEDDEEDMSEDRDDDEDESDEDDDAAKPKQEAAECKQS; the protein is encoded by the exons aTGTCGGACATTCCAAAGAAAAACAACCCCCAAACCGCCCC AACTCCTCAAAATACCCCAATGAACAACGCTCCTATTTCATCGCATGCTCAGCAACCTGGTGTTGGCACGATCAAGGAAG AGGAGTTCGACCGCGCTACAGCAGCCTCCATTTTCGCACAAAACCCAAAACTTGTCGAAATGATTCAAGGAAAGCTTGGCTCCCTTGTAGGCCGTTCATCCGGTTATGTCGAGTCCCTCCCTACACCCGTTCGTCGTCGCGTTGCCGGCCTCAAGGGCGTTCAAAAAGAACATTCGAAGTTAGAGGCCGAATTCCAAGAAGAGGTATTGGAGCTTGAGAAGAAGTACTTCGCCAAGTTCACTCCTCTTTACCAGAAGAGAGCTAAGATCGTTAACGGTGAAGTCGAGCCTACCGAGGAGGAGATTAAGTCGGGTGAGGAGGACGATGAAGAGCACGACGCAGAGCAAGCCGAAAAGGTCGATGAGTCCGCTGAGAAGATTTCCGGTATCCCAGAATTCTGGCTGTCCGCCATGAAGAACCAAGTTTCGCTTGCCGAGATGATCACAGATAGAGATGAGGCCGCCCTTAAGGACTTGACCGATATCCAAATGGAATACCTTGACAAACCAGGTTTCCGTTTGATTTTCCAATTTGCCGACAACGAGTTCTTCACTAACAAGACAATCACCAAGACTTACTTCTATCAGAACGAGAGTGGCTACGGTGGAGACTTCATCTACGACCACGCTGAGGGTGACAAGATCAACTGGAAGGAAGGCAAAGATTTGACTGTCCGAGTTGAGAGCAAGAAGCAACGCAACAAGA ACACAAAGCAAACCCGTGTTGTTAAGAAGACAGTCCCAACAGAgtccttcttcaacttcttctccCCACCAAAGGCACCTACCGAcgaagacgatgatgactTGGCTTCGGATATCGAGGAGCGCCTTGAGCTTGATTACCAGTTGGGTGAGGATATTAAGGAGAAGCTTATTCCACGTGCAATCGATTGGTTCACTGGTGAGGCACTTCAATTCGAGGAATTGGATGACGATTTGGAGGAAGGCGATTTtgaggatgaagacgatgaggaAGATATGAGTGAAGAccgtgatgatgatgaagatgagtcGGATGAGGAT GATGATGCTGCAAAGCCCAAGCAAGAGGCTGCTGAGTGTAAGCAGAGTTAA
- the Bcsgv1 gene encoding Bcsgv1: MATPSRPAPQATNGIYTPEHARQHTRAQSSFRGCSRISDYEVMGKIGEGTFGEVHKAKSKKTGMVVALKKILMINEKDGFPITALREIKTLKLLSHENVLSLEEMAVEHPQKNTDKKKKAIMYMVTPYFDHDLSGLLKNPNIHFTEPQIKCYMLQLLKGMEFIHNNNILHRDIKAANILINNKGILQIADFGLARHYNEPVPVAGKGNGEAKAHYTVVVVTRWYRPPELFLELQNYTPAIDIWGVGCVFGEMFLGKPILQGESEEQQLKLIFDLCGTPNEENMPGWRLLPKAQGLNFSPPRPSTLAQKFREQGSGAISLLQELLKLDWKKRTNAIDALKHPYFKNSPLPLDPHDIPILESSHEFDSKQHRGQKQAPPPPKGGDVGMGPDQWDRNGSGQGYDNYSSNRSHQNGRYPPPPPTHGGYRNSGPPHQQYDDRKPAWRRDDRGLPPRPPPPTDFAYDGGRSDSHGHRSRSQDLDGRGHRDRDHAPLPRSRAGGGGGNIDTYIPSYNTNRRPRDDRPPRDDRPPRDDRRDDRPRHSNGTRHDYDNRGSREPRDSRSRSPNHDRGRDRYRDREPIGDPYAHRR; this comes from the exons ATGGCGACCCCATCACGACCAGCGCCGCAAGCTACCAATGGCATCTATACTCCAGAGCATGCACGCCAACATACTCGAGCGCAAAGCTCATTTCGCGGCTGCTCCAGAATTTCAGATTATGAGGTCATGGGCAAGATTGGAGAGGGTACATTCGGAGAAGTACACAAAGCCAAATCCAAGAAAACTGGCATGGTTGTTGCTCTGAAAAAGATCCTGATGATCAACGAGAAGGATGGATTTCCAATTACAGCTCTTCGCGAAATCAAAACCCTCAAGCTCCTTTCGCATGAAAATGTTTTGAGTCTGGAGGAGATGGCTGTCGAGCACCCACAGAAGAACACcgacaagaagaagaaggccaTTATGTACATGGTCACTCCCTATTTCGACCACGATTTATCAGGCCTTTTGAAGAACccaaatattcattttacGGAACCACAGATCAAGTGTTATATGCTGCAGCTACTCAAGGGGATGGAATTCattcacaacaacaacattcTTCACCGAGATATCAAAGCTGCGAACATCCTGATCAATAATAAAGGTATACTTCAAATTGCCGATTTTGGTTTGGCGCGACACTATAATGAGCCTGTGCCAGTTGCGGGAAAGGGGAATGGAGAAGCAAAAGCGCATTATACTGTTGTGGTAGTTACAAGATGGTACCGTCCTCCGGAACTTTTTTTGGAACTGCAAAATTATACCCCAGCAATTGATATTTGGGGAGTCGG TTGTGTCTTTGGCGAAATGTTCCTTGGAAAACCAATCCTCCAGGGTGAGAGCGAGGAGCAGCAGCTTAAACTTATTTTCGATTTGTGTGGTACCCCCAACGAGGAGAATATGCCTGGATGGAGGTTGTTACCCAAAGCTCAGGGACTCAACTTCAGCCCACCACGCCCTTCGACGTTAGCACAGAAATTTCGAGAACAAGGCTCAGGTGCTATCTCTTTATTGCAGGAATTGCTTAAACTCGACTGGAAGAAGCGCACCAACGCGATCGATGCATTGAAGCATCCATACTTCAAAAACTCTCCTTTACCGCTAGATCCGCACGACATACCAATTCTAGAATCATCACATGAATTCGATTCAAAGCAGCATCGGGGCCAAAAACAGGCCCCACCACCTCCCAAAGGAGGCGATGTAGGCATGGGACCGGATCAGTGGGACCGAAATGGAAGCGGGCAAGGATATGATAACTATTCCAGTAATCGAAGTCACCAAAACGGCCGCtaccctccccctcctcctacGCACGGTGGTTATAGAAATAGTGGCCCACCGCATCAGCAATATGATGACCGCAAACCAGCttggagaagagatgatCGAGGTTTGCCACCGCGACCACCGCCGCCCACTGATTTCGCTTATGATGGTGGAAGATCAGATTCACATGGTCATCGATCCAGATCTCAAGATCTAGATGGTCGCGGTCATCGTGATCGTGATCACGCGCCTCTTCCTCGCAGTAGAGCTGGAGGCGGTGGTGGCAATATCGATACGTATATTCCAAGTTATAACACGAACAGACGACCAAGAGATGACCGACCACCAAGAGATGACCGCCCACCACGAGATGATCGTCGAGATGATCGTCCACGACATAGTAATGGAACTAGACATGACTACGACAATCGAGGTTCCCGAGAACCTCGGGATAGTCGAAGTCGTAGTCCCAATCATGATCGTGGGAGAGATCGATACAGAGACCGAGAGCCGATAGGAGATCCTTATGCGCATCGTCGTTGA
- the Bcypt7 gene encoding Bcypt7 yields the protein MASDESIPTLKILLIGPSGAGKSALLIRYCDDQFDSESSTATIGVDFKLKTLSVHGSPYRLNLLDTAGQERFRTLSNSYYRGAHAVLLVYDVTNRESFNSLGRWIDEAENNAVDGCVFWIVGTKCDLGSKEKRMVSEEEGRRLAEEWGDRGVAGWGECSSKTREGVKGVFEGVVREVVKRPQLLKGGQRKSGGVTIGGTNDNSTSGCAC from the exons ATGGCATCCGACGAATCTATACCaactctcaaaattctcttgATAGGACCATCGGGAGCTGGTAAATCTGCAT TGCTCATACGATATTGTGATGATCAATTTGATTCAGAAAGTAGTACTGCTACCATTGGAGTCGATTTTAAG TTGAAAACTCTCTCTGTCCACGGCTCTCCTTACCGGCTTAATCTGCTCGATACAGCAGGTCAAGAACGTTTTCGCACGCTCTCGAATTCTTACTATCGCGGTGCGCATGCGGTATTGTTGGTCTATGATGTTACGAATCGCGAGTCGTTCAATAGTCTGGgtagatggattgatgaggCGGAGAATAATGCGGTAGATGGATGCGTATTCTGGATTGTGGGAACGAAATGTGATTTGGGCAGTAAAGAGAAGCGGATGGTGAgcgaggaagagggaagaaggCTGGCGGAGGAATGGGGAGATAGAGGGGTGGCAGGATGGGGAGAGTGTAGTAGTAAGACTAGGGAGGGTGTGAAGGGGGTTTTTGAGGGGGTGGTGAGAGAGGTCGTCAAGAGACCGCAGTTGTTAAAGGGAGGGCAGAGGAAGTCGGGTGGT GTCACGATCGGAGGAACCAACGACAACTCTACATCAGGATGCGCTTGCTAG